Genomic DNA from Nicotiana tabacum cultivar K326 chromosome 21, ASM71507v2, whole genome shotgun sequence:
CGCAAAAGCAGCTAATTTGTCATATCATATCAAAACAATTGACTATTAAGCAAATTGAACAGAACTTCAGAGCATATCAAGCTGTCTCTCACAAATGTGTTTTAGCTCATACAGAAATTTCTACCTCCctgtttcaaaaataaaatctatTTATACCCAACGATTAACTATAAGGATATCCTAAGAGCAGCAAAACTAAGCTTCTAAAAATGCTGCAAGTAGATATGTGCAAGCTGAACAGTCTGATAACCACCCACAGCAGGTGCAAGCAGGAAAATATGGAAAAACAATTGGATAAAATCTGTCTGTACACTGAACAATTttaaaagtaactaaactttGCTTTTAAGCATTCTTTCAAGAGATTTTAAAAACACAGAAAAAGGGGGAGGCAGATGCCTTGCTTTTTTACTCAAGGAGTGAGGATATGTGGCAATAATCTCGGGAAGAAGAATCTGCCCCCCTTTCTACTTTCTTGGAGATACTACACGAGGAAATAATCTAGGGAAGAAGACTCACTACTTCTTCATGTCTTCAAGTATAGTCACTGCACCTCTGAACATCTGCAGTTTCACAACGAAGGAGCTTATTAAATGCAGATAACCGTGAAACAAATAGAGGGAAACAAATATGCTATCCAAAAACCTACAGTTGAACCACAATCACCATCACCAACTTTGCTATCCCACTCATTCAAATTATCCCTGAGATTTACAACTTCAGTTGCTGCAGCTTCAATAGCTGCCTCAAGAATATGACCCAGAGAGCTCAGTTTTTCAGGCCGACTCAATGTCTGATAAAAGAAGAAACAGACAGCAAGTAAGAATAATTTTATGAATATGTAAAACAGTTAAATAGTACTTTAAAAGTAACAGTTAGAAGGGTTGGAATTATAGCGTCATTTATAAACAGTATTGATCTGCAACAGTACATAAAATATGCAATGCTGTCTCTCCCATCCTCAAAATCTGTAGAAGATTTGCAAGTGGGAGTTACACTTGACATTTGGGACAGGGACTGTTCAATCGCATACTTACTATCAGTGACATTAGGCCCTTATTTGGAGGTATGTGCTTAGATCAGTGCCTTCAAAGCAAATAATATGTAGATATAAAGTACATATAATATAAGAAATGCAACTACCTTCCATAAATTTGGCATACCTTGTCACTCTGGATCGAATGTGGTGGAGGAAGCGGAACAGGTATCTTTGCAGGAGGTCGGTTACCTGGAAAACAAAAATTAACTTCCAGTAAGTAAAGTAGATTTATTAGCTTAGACAGGTAAATTCTACAAAAGGTGCAGGCATTATAAGGTAGTTAGATCACCCACAGATACAAGAGGATACTAGCGAAAAATCCAATATGAATTTTTCTCTGTTACTCTAGTTCTTTTTCCAAGAGAAATACAAGTGAGGGAGTATTCAACCAGGGAACACCAGgttcattctttccttgtataGAGATAAAAATACTGTAAAGGGAAACCACAAGCCACCCATACATAGTGAAGAGCAATAATAGACATATAGAAACTGACCATCAGCACCAACAGGCCAATTTGGAGCTTTAGTGGGAGCATCTAAACGGTCTAAAATTGCTTGATCAGCTTTCATTACAGAAATTGAAAATCCTGCATATAACTGAAGTAAGAACATGAATGTTGTTCGGCAAATAAAAGGGACTTATAAACCTGACATACCTGCCATATCAAGTGAAGTCATAAGTGATCCTGTATAGACTCTATCAACAGCTAGACCATGTTCAAGCTGCAATCCTGGGACAGCCTTGCCAGCTATAATCATCAATTCCATCAATGGTGTTGCTCCTAATCTGCAGTAGATAAGTgtgtaaaaaaacaaaaatgagaaacTCGAAGTTTCTTGCCTTCTATAATAAGTAATTCCAAGAGAAGGTGATTAAATATTTAGAAAAATGGATTAGATGACACAGTGATAGTCGTCAACATCCTTTTCCCAAAACATATATGAAAACCCATCATTTAATCAATGAGTACAGTGAATTCTCCCAAATAAAAAAGAACTGAAATAAGTCAATCTATAAAAGCTTCAAGCACAAAGCCTAGCTCCAGTACTGTTTTTAAATTGGTTATCATCCAATGCAAAGATCAAGTCTCCATGAATGCAACGAAATCCATTTGAACATTTTCAGCTTTATGAAACTTTTCAGATTCAAACATATTTCTGCTTGcattgatttgaaaaataagtcAAGCAATAAATGAACCCGATCAACCAAGAGACTAATATAAAGCTTGTGAAGCATAGTTCATTATTTCAAGAGACATTTGGACGATAATGGCAGAGCAGAGGAAGTAATGGCCAGAGAGACTAATACAAAGCTTGTGAAGCATAGTTCATTATTTCGAGAGACATTTGGATGATAATGGCAGAGCAGAGGAAGTAATGGCCAGAGTACATGAACATCCTGTAGTGTAATTCACGAACACCAAATGGTCATAGCAAGGCAATGATGGTCAACAATTCAGAGTTTCCAGTACCTTCCAACGCTTTCCAAGAATTGTTGGATTGATATAGATCCAAATCGAACTCAGTGAAACTAGACAAAGAAAGACCTTAATCAACCCTCATTTCATTCCAATAATTCCGGGAACAATTAACTAGAATTCGCTGAGGAACGATAGTATGTCGATAACATGTTACACCTCTCTCAGCCTTTGGACTAAAATCAAGTAAAATACCTGCTCTGATTGTCATAATAAACATGTTTAACAGTACGAATCGAGCAAAATAGTGATATAAGATACAAAGATGCCAGTTTCATGCAACTTGAATAAATGTTTCTATGTAAACTTTCACAAAAAAGATATTTAACAAAAATATTTAACAAAACAGTTTTGAAACATTAATTTAATATTACATTGTTATTAGCTCAAGTTTCTCCGTCTTCTCAAAGACCTAGACAGTAAGGCTGGAATTTTGGCTTAAATGTGAGGTAAAGTATTTTGTCTATGATATTAAGGTACTATCATTGCTAGAAAACCTGCTGCTTTTATCACGAAAAGAATTAAACAGAAAGTTTAAGCAAAAATCTTGAAACTTGCCAGCATTTCTAGATAACTGTAGCAGATTAAAGAATACACTTCAAAAAGGTATAGCATAAATGACTGATTTAAAAAAGAAGATATATTGTAAAATGATTTCATTTCTCAATTTCATGAGGTTAACTGAgtattccaaaaataccaaatggaGCATTTAAGGGGAAAATATAGAAACACAAGGGACAGAATACATGGAAATAATGAAGTTCCTGCAACAATCCCTGAATAAGCATGCTACCATAATATACTTCTAAACACTATAGCACCAAGTCTGCCTCGTCAGCCAAAAATGTTAAGAGACGGAAAGGATGAGCAgggaaaaacaaaacagaaacagaaaggaATAACTAACCAGCTCCAAATACTTGGAGGATGGTGTTGACAGAGGCATGAATAGACAGGAATAAGGCTCAAACTTACCCATTAATGAGGAGCACAACTCTACTCCCACGTGTAATTGGAACGTAGTTGGTCTCCTACAAAGAGATTCAGTAACAGTGAAACTTCCTTCTGCAGAATAAGTGTCATTAACTAAGCTAAATGACACCAGGTTGTTAGGAGGAAGGGGGTGCATTTAAGAAATTGCCATGTAATATCCCCCCACTACCTCCACTGAAAGAATGCAAACATGAAAAAAGATAGACTGATCGCATAAAAACTCCCGAACTAAAACTGgtgttcttttttctttgttccttccTTTCACTACTTCTTTTGATtggattctttttatttttcactaataATCGATCTAACTGCAGAATGATTCTTTTTAATGTGTTTCAGATAACAATATAACTTCAAACATTGTTTCTACTTCCGTCTTCATTATTACAAGAATCTTCATCATTTAATCAAAATTTTATCCAACCTAACTTATTTCAAGAAAATGTAAGGAAAAACATATTACGAACCTTCATCATTTAATCCATGGGGTTTTACAGTGTACATTAATGTGCAAAGATCATAACCCTACATGGTTGTAGCTTTTTAGACTCACTTTTAGAGTTTGTCTTAGCACAAAATTTATCTCATCAAAACTAAAACTGATTTCACTTCATCCTTTCCAGTCCAGGGTGATGATTTAAGCAATCAGAAAACTTTTACTGCATCAAGTACTAGTGTATATCAAGTCAAAATTTCACACTCGTCACATACCGATGACAAAATCTCCTTCAAAACATGTGAAACCACCACATCTACTGGTTGTAGGTCAGCTACAGCAGCTCCTGGTTCCCCGTGctggaaaaaagagaaaacagtGCACACAATTTGATAATGCAGAAGTAAAGATCACCGAATTCTAAGTAGTCTGTCAGCACTTAACCACTCCCGCACAAAAGATCTTGGAAGCTTCAAACGTAGCACAGAGGTTGCAACTTTTGACACACATTTCAAAAGACCCAACTGCTCTTACCATTGAAAAAAGGAACACCGAATAACCAAGTGTTATAAACAGAAAAGATATGAACGACATGCATGGCACCCAAGGTAACTCACATGATTATCACGTCTCCCCGAAACATCAATGTAACATCAAATGTTTCATTTAGTAAAGCATGATTTAGTCAACTTCTTCCCATTCCTAATATATTGATGAATACACCTGTGCCTATGAAGAGAACTTACTATTCCAAGACCAAGCTCCATCTTTCCTGGGCCTAAACGGTCTGACGTCACCTGTCCTGGCAATGTGCAAACAGATAATGCAACACCCATTGTCCCAACCATTTCTGATGCACGTTTTGCTTCAGCTGCAACGTCAGCAAGAGGAAGACCACAAGCTGCTGCAGCTCCAGCAACCTGAGATTAAGTGAAACTTAGAAAAGATCAGCGGAAAAGCAACTGAAACCAATTACATTTGCATTGACTTGACCAAACTTCGATACTGCGAGACGTGTAGGTAAAATGATTGCTGCCCACAAATAAGCCACTCTCACATGAAATTGAATTCaacaaagaaatagaaaagatcaGTTTGGTTTTTTTCTTAATATGTAGAGTTATGAAAGAAGCACAAAAACAATTCATATACCCTCTATAACAAAGCATTGAAGAAGCAACTTGTCAAAAGACCATGACAATTTGGCAAATGAAAATTTGGTGATCTCTAGATTATTTTGGTAATAGGCCCCCAACAACACCACCCCCCACCACCAAAAAAAACCCCAAAGCACACACATAGATACacccaaaagagaaaaaaagagaaatgcGCAAAAACATAGGATGATAGACATACACCTAGAATCACCTTAGTAAGAAATTTTCGTTGCTGTATCTTCTTTTTTACCAAATCAAGTTGGCATCATGTTTCGCTAATCCAAGGCCACCATGGATGGAAATTTGCAAGTAGGTGTGAAGATTAGTCTCTGGAAATTCTAATACATGAGCAAATATATGTATACGTTATTTTAGTTTTTAATAGGCTCTTTTAGCTTTTAGGAGTTGGAGGTCTTAGTAAAGCTCTATCTCTCTCAAATGTTTTTTATCAATAACTATCTGTCTTAAATAGAATACCAAGAAAGAAAATGGAGATGGAAAAGGAAAGTAACAAATTTtgaatcaccaagaggtaaacTATGTCCTAATTAATCTCTTTTTAAAGGGGAGACACACACAAAAGAAGAACTCCAGTATATTTTATAGGTGGTATAATTAGGAGAAGTTTGATTTGAACTGAGGAATATCGTAACAGCTTCAATCAGTCGATAACTTAAGTCAAATATCTTAGCCCCAGTGGCAAAGCCAGAAAATTCAATAAGGGTGTTCAACCTTTGCCAGTGGGCTATGCAAGGGTGttcaaaatctatttttaatcaataacaagtaatattttaccttatatgtagtataatttttcggcgaagggtggtcagttgaccacccttgggCCAACATAGCTTCGCCCCTGCTGAGCCCTCTAAAATGAAATCTAAAAGACATGCACAAAGATAGAAATTGTGAACCTTGTGAACAAGAATCGTCCCTGCCAAACCTCTTCGACCAGCAATGCCTCTTGGAGGTGGTAAAGCACAGTCATCACCAACAATTACCATCTGGTGACaaagagatatatatatatatatatatatatatatatatatatatatatatatatatacacatgtgAAATCAGTGTGAACCCCATCTTCCAGTTTTTGAATGATTAATTAGCTACtccaatcatcatcatcatcaaaaataatattaataataatataacaacaatatcaagaaaacaatTCTAGAAACTAATATCACAATGATACCTCTACTTTGTAACCTTCAGATTTAGCTTGTTCAGCAGCCAAACCAAAATTCAATCGATCACCAGTATAGTTCTGTAAGGGACCATAATACATTCTAATCATCAGATCACTTCATTATGACAAAAAGTGAAGAATGCAATAGTGATCCACGACAAA
This window encodes:
- the LOC107800182 gene encoding putative 3,4-dihydroxy-2-butanone kinase, with product MAFQSKKLINDPNDVVTEFIEGLIETYPGLQYLDGFPEVKVVLRADVFGEKYDKVAVISGGGSGHEPAHAGFVGEGMLTAAICGDVFTSPNVDSIVAGIRAVTGPMGCLLIVKNYTGDRLNFGLAAEQAKSEGYKVEMVIVGDDCALPPPRGIAGRRGLAGTILVHKVAGAAAACGLPLADVAAEAKRASEMVGTMGVALSVCTLPGQVTSDRLGPGKMELGLGIHGEPGAAVADLQPVDVVVSHVLKEILSSETNYVPITRGSRVVLLINGLGATPLMELMIIAGKAVPGLQLEHGLAVDRVYTGSLMTSLDMAGFSISVMKADQAILDRLDAPTKAPNWPVGADGNRPPAKIPVPLPPPHSIQSDKTLSRPEKLSSLGHILEAAIEAAATEVVNLRDNLNEWDSKVGDGDCGSTMFRGAVTILEDMKKYYPLNDPAETVNEIGSSIRRVMGGTSGILYDIFCKAAYAKLKADSELVVTALHWADALEAAIAAVSKYGGARAGYRTLLDALIPALSALKERLSAGDNPVDAFVISAEAAVAGAESTKNMQAQAGRSTYIPGDVLASIPDPGAMAAAAWYRAAALAIKEKYNTA